The region CCGCATAAGATCTCATCTCTCGCTCAACAGTGGGAGCTAAAAACCCTGGAGGAACTGAATAATCTCGCCGTCTTCCCTCTTTGTCAGTCAGAATTTGGGGCAGTTCTGTCGTTTCGTCATAGTTGACATACCAAACCCAGTTAAAGCGACGTTCTCCGGGCACAAGCGATTCATTCTCACCGGGAACCAGGTATTGCAGAATGTGGGAATTGGGAAATTGGAAGAAGATGAATCGTTCTGTAAAGAGAGCGGCTGTCGCTGGATCAAGATCTGCTTCATCCACTAATCCTCGATAACCGACGTATCCTGCATAGTGATAATGATAAGTGGGCAAAAGCAGTTGACGCACCGTTGAACCAGGACCATCTGCACCCACCAGCAATGCAGCAGTGACAGAGGTTCTATCTGTAAATATTGCAGTAACCTCTTCATTGGTTTGCTGAATATCTGTTAGTCGCTTTCCAGTATGGTAGTGTTCGACTGGAAAATGCCGCCGCATGGAGCCATAGAGCATATTCCAGGATGTTAAAGTTTGACGCATGGGCATTGCTAGTTTAATGCTGCCATCGCGGTTGAGGTAATAGCGTTCCTGTGCAATGACACCCAATGAATCAACTGGAATCCCTGCCCGTTGAAACGCTTCAATGACATCGGGTTGCAGGACAATGCCACCACCGCGACTATCAAGAGCATGGGGCGATCGCTCATAGACATCGACCTGCCACCCGATCGATCGCAACATGATTCCAGTGAATAAACCACCCAATGATCCACCAATGACAATGGCATATTTTTCTTTAGAGTTCATTGTTCAACTCCAATTCGCTTTCTAGTTCAAACATTGGATAGCATTTGATTCCTGGAGAAATCATAAGAGACATCATTTTCTAAATAGCCAATAAATTCAAGCTTCGGCTAGAAACTTGTGGACAAATGTAACTGCCATTGCCCCTTCTCCGACTGCTGAAGCAACTCGCTTGGTCGATCCATGCCGCACGTCACCCGCAGCAAACGATCCCGGAACACTGGTTTCAAGAAAATAAGGATCGCGATCAATTGACCAGCAAGCGGGCAACTGACCATTCTTAAGCAAATCCGATCCGGTAATCAGATAACCTGCCTCATCTCTCACAATGTTGGTATCTTTTGCCCACTCTGTGTTCGGCACACCACCAATACAGATAAAAAGATATTGAGTATCAATAGTTCGCACCAAATTTTCGCTACAGTCCGTAATTTCAACTTGCTGTAGGCTGCCCTCACCATCTAGCCTCGTAACTTGAGCATTAAAAAGCACCTCAACATTGGCGGCATTCAGGATGCGATCGATCAAATATTTTGACAATGTAGATGCCAGAGTGCTGCCTCGAACAATCATCGTCACCTGCTTGGCATACTGTGAGAAATGCATGACGGCTTGACCTGCTGAATTACCGCCACCAACCACGAGAACCTGCTGATTCCGGCACATGGACGCTTCACTCACACCCGCGCCATAAAATAGCCCCCGGTTCAGAAAACGATCTTCGTTGGGCAAATTTAATCGTCGATACTCTACACCTGTCGCACAAATGTTGGTACGGGCAATCATTTTGCTGCCGTCTGCCATATCGACATAAATGCGATTGTTTCTAAATTCTGCCTTAATTCCTTCACGCAATAGCAAGAGTTCAACACCGAATTTAACCGCCTGCTGACGCGCTCGTTCCGCTAGTTCTGCACCCCGAATTCCTTCAGGAAACCCCATATAATTTTCAATCAGTGAACTGGTTCCAGCTTGCCCTCCAACGGCTTGTCGCTCAATCAGGACAGTCCGCAGCCCCTCAGAAGCTGCATAAACGGCTGCACTCAGCCCCGCCGGACCTGCTCCATAGATCGAAAGATCGTATTCTTTGAATTTAGGCTGGGCTACCCACCCCAACCTTTGAGCAATGTCACGAATGGTTGGTGCAAACAGTCGAGTACCATCTGGAAATTCAACGACTGGTAAACGCAGATCGTTCAGGGCAGCAAATCCCAATTCTCGATGGCAGTCCTCGTCGCTTGTAAGTTCAACCCAATCAAATTCAACCACACTTCGATTGAGAAAATCGCGGATCTCGTAAGCTTCTGCTAGATTGGGTTGACCATACAGCCGCACTTGGTTTTGAGGTTTGTTTTGGTGTTCCGCTGAATCTAGGTAATCTAATTTAGTCATCATCGGACTTA is a window of Gloeocapsa sp. PCC 7428 DNA encoding:
- a CDS encoding FAD binding domain-containing protein is translated as MNSKEKYAIVIGGSLGGLFTGIMLRSIGWQVDVYERSPHALDSRGGGIVLQPDVIEAFQRAGIPVDSLGVIAQERYYLNRDGSIKLAMPMRQTLTSWNMLYGSMRRHFPVEHYHTGKRLTDIQQTNEEVTAIFTDRTSVTAALLVGADGPGSTVRQLLLPTYHYHYAGYVGYRGLVDEADLDPATAALFTERFIFFQFPNSHILQYLVPGENESLVPGERRFNWVWYVNYDETTELPQILTDKEGRRRDYSVPPGFLAPTVEREMRSYADAVLAPPFQKLVAATKEPFVQAILDLGVPQMSFGRVALVGDAAFISRPHTAASTSKASANAIALADALLEQNHQVPEALNAWEPDQLRLGMHLWKTGQDLGERSQFMHGTKRFSGTTTAMGQV
- a CDS encoding FAD-dependent oxidoreductase, giving the protein MTKLDYLDSAEHQNKPQNQVRLYGQPNLAEAYEIRDFLNRSVVEFDWVELTSDEDCHRELGFAALNDLRLPVVEFPDGTRLFAPTIRDIAQRLGWVAQPKFKEYDLSIYGAGPAGLSAAVYAASEGLRTVLIERQAVGGQAGTSSLIENYMGFPEGIRGAELAERARQQAVKFGVELLLLREGIKAEFRNNRIYVDMADGSKMIARTNICATGVEYRRLNLPNEDRFLNRGLFYGAGVSEASMCRNQQVLVVGGGNSAGQAVMHFSQYAKQVTMIVRGSTLASTLSKYLIDRILNAANVEVLFNAQVTRLDGEGSLQQVEITDCSENLVRTIDTQYLFICIGGVPNTEWAKDTNIVRDEAGYLITGSDLLKNGQLPACWSIDRDPYFLETSVPGSFAAGDVRHGSTKRVASAVGEGAMAVTFVHKFLAEA